One Setaria viridis chromosome 7, Setaria_viridis_v4.0, whole genome shotgun sequence genomic region harbors:
- the LOC117865900 gene encoding GDSL esterase/lipase At5g55050, with the protein MASWGGALVFVVLCFTVELATQGTAEPLLPAVFVFGDSMVDVGNNNFIEKCNISCKANYPHFGVDYPGHTPTGRFSNGYNMADRLAQLLQFDESPPPFLSLSNASLATRMSTGINFASGGSGLLDATGNGPCTQVISLTEQVGSFKKLARMWGHADLISRSLILINTGNNDLFECTDFPDHNCHRNDTEFLQGLVASYTRFLKDLYGAGAKKFSVVSPSLLGCCPSQRLIAHDPKNPRDVDEHGCFAAANDLSRRLYPMIASMLQDLSLELPGMNYSLVDSIKMVEWLFNNTATPNYNFTVLDSACCGGGPFGAYYGCDSSAPLCRDRSNHLFWDDYHPTDAATGVAAKLMFGDTTGLFVHPINVKQLVQL; encoded by the exons ATGGCCAGCTGGGGTGGGGCACTCGTGTTCGTTGTCCTGTGCTTTACTGTCGAGCTCGCAACGCAGGGCACCGCAGAGCCCCTCCTGCCGGCGGTGTTCGTGTTCGGAGACTCCATGGTGGACGTTGGCAACAACAACTTCATTGAGAAGTGCAACATCAGCTGCAAAGCCAACTATCCGCACTTCGGCGTCGACTACCCCGGCCACACACCGACTGGCCGGTTCAGCAATGGCTACAACATGGCGGACCGGTTAG CTCAACTGCTTCAATTTGATGAGAGCCCGCCACCTTTCCTCTCCCTATCGAACGCGAGCCTCGCTACCCGGATGAGCACGGGCATCAACTTCGCATCAGGAGGGTCAGGGCTTCTTGATGCCACCGGCAATGGACCA TGTACGCAAGTTATTTCCTTGACTGAGCAGGTGGGGAGCTTCAAGAAACTCGCCCGAATGTGGGGCCATGCTGATCTCATATCCAGATCTCTCATTCTCATCAACACCGGCAACAACGATCTGTTCGAGTGCACCGATTTCCCAGACCATAACTGTCATCGTAACGACACAGAATTCTTGCAAGGCCTCGTGGCCTCCTACACAAGATTTCTAAAG GACTTGTATGGTGCGGGGGCAAAGAAATTCAGCGTGGTGAGCCCGTCTCTACTGGGGTGCTGCCCCTCACAGAGGTTGATAGCGCATGATCCCAAGAATCCCAGGGACGTCGATGAGCACGGCTGCTTTGCTGCGGCGAACGACCTCTCACGGCGGTTGTACCCCATGATCGCCTCCATGCTGCAGGACCTGAGCCTGGAGCTGCCCGGCATGAACTACTCCCTCGTGGACTCGATCAAGATGGTCGAGTGGCTCTTCAACAACACCGCCACACCTAATTACA ACTTCACGGTGCTGGACTCGGCGTGCTGCGGCGGAGGGCCATTTGGCGCTTATTATGGGTGCGACTCCTCGGCTCCCCTGTGCCGGGACCGCAGCAACCACCTGTTCTGGGACGACTACCATCCGACCGACGCCGCGACGGGGGTCGCCGCGAAGCTGATGTTTGGCGACACTACAGGGCTCTTCGTCCACCCCATCAACGTGAAACAACTGGTGCAGTTGTAG
- the LOC117863046 gene encoding lysine histidine transporter-like 8 — protein MSSGKEAISEVESAPPTPRPPPVSTPPSRMHSPSPSPAPGGRSPLRAMASPLRAMATPLASPVRKAVATVRGCLEEVGHITRLADPRDAWLPITESRSGNAYYAAFHNLSSGIGFQALVLPTAFASLGWTWAIICLTLAFAWQLYTLWLLVRLHEPVAGGVRYSRYMHLATTVFGERWAKILALLPVMYLSAGICTALIIVGGGSMKMLFGIACGEACLARPLTTVEWYLVFICAAVLLSQLPNLNSIAGVSLVGATAAVAYCTMIWVVSVAKGRVPGVSYDPVKAPNDVDAALGIVNGLGIIAFAFRGHNVVLEIQGTMPSTMKHPSHVPMWKGVKVAYAIVALCFYPLAIGGFWAYGNQIPPNGILSALYKFHSRDVSRLVLGITTLLVIINCLTTFQIYAMPVYDNMEAGYVHKKNRPCPWWLRSGFRAFFGAVNFLIAVALPFLSELAGLLGGISLPVTLAYPCFMWVAIKKPRKGTATWNVNWALGILGMSISFVLIVGNLWGLVEKGLRVKFFKPADFQ, from the exons ATGTCGTCCGGCAAGGAGGCGATCAGCGAGGTGGAGTCGGCGCCGCCGACACCGCGGCCCCCGCCGGTGTCCACCCCGCCGTCGCGGATGCActccccatccccatccccggCGCCGGGCGGCCGGTCGCCGCTGCGGGCCATGGCGTCCCCGCTGCGCGCGATGGCGACGCCGCTCGCGAGCCCCGTCCGGAAGGCGGTGGCCACCGTGAGGGGCTGCCTGGAGGAGGTCGGCCACATCACGCGCCTCGCGGACCCGCGCGACGCCTGGCTGCCCATCACCGAGTCCCGGAGCGGCAACGCCTACTACGCCGCGTTCCACAACCTCTCCTCCGGCATCGGGTTCCAGGCGCTCGTGCTCCCCACCGCCTTCGCCTCCCTCGGATG GACGTGGGCGATCATCTGCCTGACGCTGGCGTTCGCGTGGCAGCTCTACACGCTGTGGCTGCTGGTCAGGCTTCACGAGCCCGTCGCGGGTGGCGTCCGGTACAGCCGGTATATGCACCTCGCCACGACCGTTTTCG GCGAGAGATGGGCCAAGATCCTGGCGCTGCTCCCGGTGATGTACCTGTCGGCGGGGATCTGCACGGCACTCAtcatcgtcggcggcggcagcatgaAGATGCTGTTCGGCATCGCGTGCGGCGAGGCGTGCCTGGCGCGGCCGCTCACCACCGTGGAGTGGTACCTCGTCTTCATCTGCGCGGCCGTGCTGCTGTCGCAGCTCCCCAACCTCAACTCCATCGCCGGCGTGTCGCTGGtgggcgccaccgccgccgtcgcctacTGCACCATGATCTGGGTCGTGTCCGTCGCCAAGGGGAGGGTGCCCGGCGTGTCCTACGACCCCGTCAAGGCCCCCAACGACGTGGACGCCGCACTGGGGATCGTGAATGGCCTCGGAATCATTGCATTCGCTTTCAGGGGCCACAATGTTGTACTGGAGATTCAG GGCACCATGCCGTCGACTATGAAACATCCTTCTCATGTTCCCATGTGGAAGGGCGTCAAGGTAGCCTATGCCATCGTTGCTCTCTGCTTCTACCCCCTCGCAATCGGTGGCTTCTGGGCTTACGGAAACCAG ATACCTCCGAATGGCATCCTGAGCGCCCTGTACAAGTTCCACAGCCGCGACGTGTCCCGGCTGGTGCTGGGCATCACCACGCTGCTGGTGATCATCAACTGCCTGACCACGTTCCAGATCTACGCCATGCCCGTGTACGACAACATGGAGGCCGGGTACGTGCACAAGAAGAACCGGCCGTGCCCCTGGTGGCTGCGCTCGGGTTTCCGCGCCTTCTTCGGCGCGGTCAACTTCCTCATCGCCGTCGCGCTGCCGTTCCTGTCGGAGCTCGCCGGCCTCCTGGGAGGGATCTCGCTGCCGGTCACGCTGGCGTACCCGTGCTTCATGTGGGTGGCTATCAAGAAGCCGCGGAAGGGGACGGCGACGTGGAACGTCAACTGGGCTCTGGGAATCCTTGGAATGAGCATAAGCTTCGTGCTCATAGTCGGAAACCTGTGGGGCCTCGTGGAGAAAGGCTTGCGTGTGAAGTTCTTCAAGCCTGCGGATTTCCAGTGA
- the LOC117864806 gene encoding uncharacterized protein — translation MAGYRRTISFPAPKPAADAFIALAAASDKLAAYRVRSASLPCRFHPLLLQLDDDVAALRLVTGQSPPCGPSAGAPPSASSVSAAASQVGRVLVSLSELLRHPQAQDPLRRLARSRLAERLLDDFLRLADAHGSFRQALVALASLQAETRAALRRGDPARLASASRAQRRAGRDLPRLAAAVRAVAGRSPESLPEGLPADTAALAAAVADATVAVASGSAAVFSGLSSLSNSAASARVEVASTPCWATAPARLAGSSDAPGTSRHRIWWVADLVRWMSRAKRRSAEKQNGGDDEDESSTVQLRSEARMKPEERARRAALELHENLERCIASVDGSGEKVFRALVNTRVSLLNILSPSF, via the coding sequence ATGGCCGGGTACCGGCGCACCATCTCGTTCCCGGCCCCGAAGCCCGCGGCGGACGCCTTCATCGCGCTGGCGGCCGCAAGCGACAAGCTGGCCGCGTACCGCGTCCGCTCGGCCAGCCTCCCCTGCCGCTTccacccgctgctgctgcagctcgacgacgacgtcgccgcgctGCGCCTCGTGACCGGCCAGTCCCCGCCATGCGGCCCCTCCGCGGGGGCGCCGCCCTCGGCGTCGTCCGtgtccgccgcggcgtcgcagGTGGGGCGGGTCCTGGTCTCGCTCTCCGAGCTGCTGCGCCACCCGCAGGCGCAGGACCCGCTGCGCCGCCTGGCGCGGTCGCGGCTAGCGGAGCGGCTCCTCGACGacttcctccgcctcgccgacgcGCACGGCAGCTTCCGCCAGGCGCTCGTCGCGCTCGCGTCGCTCCAGGCCGAGACGCGCGCCGCGCTGCGCCGGGGGGACCCCGCCAGGCTCGCGTCCGCGTCGCGCGCGCAGCGACGCGCCGGCCGCGACCTACCGCGCCTCGcggccgccgtgcgcgccgTGGCCGGCAGGAGCCCCGAGTCGCTCCCCGAGGGCCTCCCCGCCGACACCGCGGcgctcgcggccgcggtcgccgacgccaccgtcgccgtcgcctccggcTCCGCGGCCGTCTTCTCCGGCCTGTCCTCGCTCTCCAACTCCGCCGCGTCCGCCCGCGTCGAGGTCGCCTCCACGCCGTGCTGGGCCACCGCCCCTGCGAGGCTCGCCGGCTCGTCGGACGCGCCGGGAACCAGCCGCCACCGCATATGGTGGGTGGCCGACCTCGTGCGTTGGATGTCGCGCGCCAAGCGGCGGTCCGCCGAGAAGCagaacggcggcgacgacgaggacgagtcCTCCACCGTCCAGCTCCGGTCCGAGGCCCGCATGAAGCCTGAGGAGCGGGCGCGGAGGGCAGCATTGGAGCTCCACGAGAACTTGGAGCGGTGCATCGCCAGCGTCGACGGCAGCGGCGAGAAGGTGTTCCGAGCACTGGTCAACACCAGAGTGTCCTTGCTCAACATCCTGAGCCCGAGCTTCTGA
- the LOC117865500 gene encoding uncharacterized protein → MGCKGSKLDDQEAVALCRGRAVLLAAAVRHRYALAEAHAALADSVESVAAPLHRLLRLQAEPPGLALPSERKGGGAARLPRPFDPPAQAPRGQPSHLHFGAPSGSEPASPADSPPRGVPEQLPQPQYPSYGYGYAPQPAYAFPAPPGSLQFYYARSRPPPASVAVTQRAPLPPERVRFGSFDAAGGYQQHYAYGAQNPLPVATPPQRPPPATAPPSPPKASSWDFLNVFENYDSYGYDSYYDYDSAAPATAAAAPYTPSRSSREVREEEGIPDLEDDEEEDSVVVKEVAGEYPGPGCGGARSRRSSLGGASSIAELDEPGNVMAHNDVIGEVRRRPLAHGNVFVHAPAPPARRVAENGNVAGEIKAQLVRTAEAARQLAPLLEVGRPSYQGRSSVYHSSSKMISAISVSRLGCKDMDLLDVGVVGKVVDSRSLSSALEKLYFWETKLYGEVKAEEKMRLLIAKNSKRLKLLDQKGAEPQKIDATRNLLRKLSTRIRIAVRVIAKISRKINKLRDEELWPQVNALIQGFVLMWQDKLDSYHSQCQVISEAKNLTSIVSGANGQDLAIELEVELIKWIISFSSWVNAQRNFVKALNGWLALCLNYEPEDNDTGVPSYSPGSIGAPLVFVICNKWSQAMNRISEKDVVNAMQALVSSVRHLWEQQHLEQSEQTIATREREKWLKILERKTQEINKEAEELNKKLALVPSRQRLHVPRTVQLYEAHCVEASNLHVNLRLVLEALENFAANSLQALQEVSKCGEGARLPRENVRREQRSSNRSSNYKSSS, encoded by the exons ATGGGGTGCAAGGGGTCCAAGCTCGACGACCAGGAGGCCGTCGCGCTGTGCCGCGGCCGCGCGGTGCTgctcgccgcggccgtgcgccaccgctacgcgctcgccgaggcgcaCGCCGCGCTCGCGGACTCCGTCGAGTCCGTCGCGGCGCCGctgcaccgcctcctccgcctgcaGGCGGAGCCGCCGGGGCTCGCGCTGCCCTCCGAgcgcaagggcggcggcgcggcccggcTGCCGCGGCCCTTCGACCCGCCAGCGCAGGCTCCGCGCGGCCAGCCCTCGCACCTCCACTTCGGCGCGCCGTCCGGATCCGAGCCGGCGTCGCCGGCCGACTCGCCTCCCCGCGGCGTCCCCGAGCAGCTGCCGCAGCCGCAGTACCCTTCTTACGGGTACGGGTACGCCCCGCAGCCGGCGTACGCGTTCCCGGCGCCCCCGGGCTCGCTCCAGTTCTACTACGCGCGCAGCCGACCGCCCCCGGCGTCCGTCGCCGTGACGCAGCGCGCGCCTCTACCGCCGGAGCGCGTGCGCTTCGGCTCCTTCGACGCTGCGGGCGGCTACCAACAGCACTACGCCTACGGCGCCCAGAATCCCCTGCCCGTGGCCACCCCACCGCAGCGGCCGCCGCCAGCGACTGCGCCACCTTCGCCGCCGAAGGCGAGCTCGTGGGACTTTCTGAACGTGTTCGAGAACTACGACTCGTACGGGTATGACAGCTACTACGACTACGATTCCGCCGCGCCTGCTaccgcggcagcggcgccgtaCACGCCGAGCCGGAGCTCGCGGGAGGTGCGCGAGGAGGAGGGCATCCCGGAcctggaggacgacgaggaggaagacagTGTGGTCGTGAAGGAAGTTGCCGGTGAGTACCCGGGACCTGGTTGTGGCGGTGCCCGCAGCCGGCGCAGCTCGCTCGGCGGTGCGAGCAGCATTGCTGAACTCGACGAGCCGGGGAATGTCATGGCCCATAATGACGTAATCGGCGAGGTACGGCGAAGGCCACTAGCACATGGAAATGTGTTCGTGCACGCGCCAGCCCCTCCGGCGCGGAGGGTCGCCGAGAATGGTAATGTTGCCGGTGAAATCAAGGCACAGCTTGTCCGCACGGCAGAGGCGGCACGGCAACTCGCGCCCTTGCTCGAAGTCGGAAGGCCAAGCTACCAAGGACGCAGCTCAGTCTACCACT CTTCATCAAAGATGATATCAGCTATCTCCGTCTCTCGTTTGGGGTGCAAAGATATGGACCTTTTGGACGTTGGAGTTGTAGGTAAGGTGGTGGACTCACGGAGCCTATCCTCGGCACTTGAGAAGCTCTATTTCTGGGAAACGAAGCTGTACGGTGAGGTCAAG GCTGAGGAGAAAATGCGCTTACTTATTGCCAAGAACTCTAAGCGATTGAAATTATTGGATCAAAAAGGTGCTGAACCTCAAAAGATCGACGCAACTCGAAATTTGCTGAGGAAGCTTTCGACAAGGATAAGAATAGCTGTGCGTGTTATTGCTAAGATTTCAAGAAAGATAAACAAATTAAGGGATGAGGAATTGTGGCCGCAAGTTAATGCCTTAATCCAAGG GTTTGTATTAATGTGGCAAGATAAACTAGACTCCTACCACAGTCAGTGTCAAGTGATATCAGAAGCCAAAAACTTGACTTCGATTGTGTCAGGTGCAAATGGCCAGGATTTGGCAATAGAGCTTGAAGTAGAGCTGATTAAATGGATCATCAGTTTTTCCTCTTGGGTGAATGCACAAAGGAACTTTGTAAAAGCACTGAATGGATGGTTAGCGCTCTGTCTTAACTACGAGCCTGAGGACAATGATACTGGAGTTCCATCTTATTCACCAGGAAGCATAGGTGCACCTTTGGTTTTTGTTATCTGCAACAAATGGTCTCAGGCTATGAATCGGATTTCTGAGAAGGATGTGGTTAACGCCATGCAAGCTCTTGTGTCTAGTGTGCGACACCTATGGGAGCAGCAGCATCTTGAGCAAAGCGAACAAACAATCGCAACTCGAGAAAGGGAAAAATGGCTCAAGATTTTGGAGAGGAAGACGCAGGAGATTAACAAGGAGGCCGAGGAACTAAACAAGAAACTGGCGCTAGTACCAAGCCGGCAGAGACTGCATGTGCCTCGGACCGTACAGTTGTATGAGGCCCATTGTGTTGAGGCAAGTAACTTGCACGTAAATCTGAGGCTGGTTCTTGAAGCTTTAGAGAACTTTGCTGCCAATTCGCTGCAAGCTTTGCAGGAGGTATCGAAATGTGGTGAAGGGGCAAGGTTGCCAAGAGAAAATGTGAGGAGAGAGCAGCGTAGCTCGAATAGAAGTTCAAACTACAAAAGCAGCTCGTAA
- the LOC117864808 gene encoding probable polygalacturonase At1g80170, whose amino-acid sequence MWTVIVVLAGLALGCGAVDNAGGELVFDVVDHGARGDGITDDTKAFEAAWTAACGAKAPSASMVVPPQRSFLVGPVSFQGPCASERITVQIQGNIVAPPSTAANTWTSVRNNYWLMFSRVAQGDRQRHARRQRPKLVDQDSGDAAMS is encoded by the exons ATGTGGACTGTCATCGTCGTGCTCGCTGGCCTCgccctcgggtgtggcgccgtCGACAACGCCGGCGGGGAGCTCGTTTTCGATGTCGTGGACCACGGGGCGAGAGGCGACGGCATCACGGACGACACCAAG GCGTTCGAGGCCGCCTGGACCGCGGCGTGCGGCGCCAAGGCCCCGTCGGCGTCGATGGTCGTGCCGCCGCAGAGATCATTCCTCGTCGGCCCCGTCAGCTTTCAGGGGCCATGCGCCTCCGAAAGAATCACCGTGCAG ATCCAGGGCAACATTGTGGCGCCACCATCGACGGCGGCGAACACATGGACCAGTGTTAGAAACAACTACTGGCTGATGTTCAGTCGCGTGGCTCAGGGTGACCGGCAACGGCATGCTCGACGGCAACGGCCAAAGCTGGTGGATCAGGACTCAGGAGATGCGGCGATGTCGTGA